From Streptomyces sp. NBC_00690, a single genomic window includes:
- a CDS encoding HpcH/HpaI aldolase/citrate lyase family protein: MRHFGQLSLAVRERLFHQEPCDFTADSSARTLAVALGATLYSPATRPKLADDIHKQVARGVVSMVLCLEDSIDDSEVADAEENLVHHFADLHARGDELPLLFIRVREPRQIPDLATRLGESIGLLSGFVLPKFTEERGVPFLEALAAAEAATGRRLFAMPVLESPELLHLESRGETLAGISRTVDKYRDRVLALRLGVTDFCSAYGLRRSPDMTAYDVKIVASVIADVVNVLGRADGTGYTVTGPVWEYFRVQERMFKPQLRRSPFMEGRADELRTALIRHDLDGLLREIELDRANGLTGKTCIHPTHVVPVHALSVVSHEEFSDARDILRPDREGGGVLRSAYTNKMNEVKPHRAWAERTLLRAEVFGVAREDIGFVELLTAGHSA; the protein is encoded by the coding sequence ATGCGTCATTTCGGGCAGCTTTCGCTCGCAGTGCGTGAGCGTCTGTTCCACCAGGAGCCGTGCGATTTCACCGCCGACTCCTCCGCCCGTACGCTCGCGGTGGCCTTGGGCGCCACGCTCTACAGCCCGGCCACCCGTCCCAAACTCGCTGACGACATCCACAAGCAGGTAGCGCGCGGAGTGGTCTCCATGGTGCTCTGCCTGGAGGATTCCATTGACGACTCCGAGGTGGCGGACGCCGAGGAGAATCTCGTCCACCACTTCGCCGACCTCCATGCGCGCGGTGATGAACTGCCCCTGCTCTTCATCCGAGTGCGTGAGCCGCGGCAGATCCCTGACCTGGCCACTCGCCTGGGGGAATCCATCGGGTTGCTGTCGGGATTCGTGCTGCCCAAATTCACCGAGGAGCGGGGCGTCCCCTTCCTGGAGGCGCTCGCTGCGGCCGAGGCGGCGACCGGGCGGCGACTCTTCGCGATGCCCGTCCTGGAATCCCCCGAACTGCTCCATCTGGAGTCCCGGGGTGAGACGCTCGCAGGCATCTCCCGCACCGTCGACAAATACCGCGACCGGGTGCTGGCACTACGGCTCGGCGTCACCGATTTCTGCTCCGCCTACGGTCTGCGCCGCAGCCCCGATATGACGGCGTACGACGTCAAGATCGTGGCCTCGGTCATCGCGGACGTGGTGAATGTCCTCGGCCGCGCCGACGGTACGGGATACACGGTGACCGGTCCGGTGTGGGAGTACTTCCGGGTCCAGGAGCGCATGTTCAAACCGCAACTCAGGCGCAGCCCCTTTATGGAAGGCCGCGCAGATGAGCTGCGTACCGCTCTTATTCGGCATGATCTCGATGGACTTCTGCGCGAGATCGAACTCGACCGGGCCAATGGTCTGACAGGCAAGACCTGTATCCACCCCACGCACGTGGTCCCGGTGCACGCGCTCTCCGTGGTCAGCCACGAGGAATTCAGCGATGCCCGGGACATCCTGCGCCCCGATCGGGAGGGCGGCGGTGTGCTGCGTTCCGCGTACACAAACAAGATGAACGAGGTGAAACCCCACCGGGCGTGGGCGGAGCGGACCCTGCTGCGGGCGGAGGTCTTCGGTGTGGCCAGGGAGGACATCGGTTTCGTGGAGCTCCTGACAGCCGGACACTCGGCTTGA